The sequence below is a genomic window from Schistocerca nitens isolate TAMUIC-IGC-003100 chromosome 4, iqSchNite1.1, whole genome shotgun sequence.
TCATGTGACAGACTGCTTCTTAGATAGGGGTCAAGAACTGCTTTACTATTTTGTAGAGTGTTACAGTCACATAACAGAAGAGGAGTTTGAAAATGGAATTCACTCAGTCTTAGATGAGGAATGCTCTCCAGCTAGTGCTAATGCATTAatatccaaactgaagagtttgtgCAGTGGACCCAGATACATGAGTAATTTAAAGAGACATCCTGTTATTCTTGTTGTTGATGAAGAATTGGAGCATTTTCCATGGGAGATGCTAAATGGTTTGGCAGAGCATCCTGTTTCTCGAATATCTTCAATACCACTGCTCCATGCACTATATCATGAACACAAAAGCAAGATAAAAAATGGATGTGTGGAATATGTCTTCAAGCCAGAAAATGGCTTTTATCTCTTGAATCCAGAGAGAAATCTTAATGCTATGCAGGATCGGATGGTACCTTTCCTTGATAGTTGCCTTGTTGGATGGCCAAATATGGTGGGCAAGTGCCCATCAGAAGATCAGTTGGTTGATGTTTTAACTAAGAAAGACATATTTATCTACTTTGGTCATGGGTCTGGTGGAAAATACCTCCATCCGTACAAAATTGCGAAACTTAATGTGAATGCAACAGTGTTACTCTTTGGATGTAAGAGCAATACTTGGGCATATGAGCCTTATAATGACAGGCTAAGCACCGCCCGAGCATATTGCATTTCATCAAGTCCCTGTGTGCTGGGTATGTTGTGGGAGGTGCCAGATAGAGACACAGATGCTTTGACAAAGGAACTTTTAAAGGCATGGCTTATGCCTTCACCAGATCGTGAACCTGAATTACTGCGAGCTGTAGTTAGAGGAAGAAATGGAGCACGTGAGTTTGTCACAAAATCATCCTTAGTGATTCGTGGTTTGCCTTCTAGGATGTTGTTGCAAGACTTGTAATATACATTagtgaaatatattatttttgtggCTGGCCCTATCAAATGCCCTTTAACTGTTTGACAACTGTAAATTTTTATTTGACATTGCTTTTGTATTGAATTGTATTTTATTGATCCAAGAAAGCACAATATTGTACAATTCATACATATAATAATGGACAAGCCAAAGTTTAAATTTgtacaagaaaatttttgcaatttcatTTATACATGAAAGCCTGTCCAATATTACAAGAATGTAACAGCTATCACGATAAACTTTTATTAGTTATATGAGTTGCAACTTGTTTTGACAGTAACATGAAATATCTATGATACAGTGGAACATGATGGGAGCAGAACTGGCATAAATACACACAGAAATGG
It includes:
- the LOC126251971 gene encoding separin isoform X2, with the protein product MVVDKLILDEYQKLYNEIEDVIKTVVHVPSVKYSYLCRQLSILCLYLGKKREAVYYLVNCLGFQLRWRAICRDTIMQEKKLRNPEMEVRLHRKYLQFQGEYDTDGFNSMMKRLYDLPPQWRVVQISVPYNAKRRLENQLSMIATSSICITCFECGNAAADPLMVTIPQPSNSNIFWEEFIYTLKVNRQRYDEQNPIMHNRRKMEANDRMLQILKDMRYSWLGVWMSILVGRLVDDCYLKKLRKSVDEIVQDCHVTDCFLDRGQELLYYFVECYSHITEEEFENGIHSVLDEECSPASANALISKLKSLCSGPRYMSNLKRHPVILVVDEELEHFPWEMLNGLAEHPVSRISSIPLLHALYHEHKSKIKNGCVEYVFKPENGFYLLNPERNLNAMQDRMVPFLDSCLVGWPNMVGKCPSEDQLVDVLTKKDIFIYFGHGSGGKYLHPYKIAKLNVNATVLLFGCKSNTWAYEPYNDRLSTARAYCISSSPCVLGMLWEVPDRDTDALTKELLKAWLMPSPDREPELLRAVVRGRNGAREFVTKSSLVIRGLPSRMLLQDL
- the LOC126251971 gene encoding separin isoform X1 translates to MVVDKLILDEYQKLYNEIEDVIKTVVHVPSVKYSYLCRQLSILCLYLGKKREAVYYLVNCLGFQLRWRAICRDTIMQEKKLRNPEMEVRLHRKYLQFQGEYDTDGFNSMMKRLYDLPPQWRVVQISVPYNAKRRLENQLSMIATSSICITCFECGNAAADPLMVTIPQPSNSNIFWEEFIYTLKVNRQRYDEQNPIMHNRRKMEANDRMLQILKDMRYSWLGVWMSILVGRLVDDCYLKKLRKSVDEIVQDCHVTDCFLDRGQELLYYFVECYSHITEEEFENGIHSVLDEECSPASANALISKLKSLCSGPRYMSNLKRHPVILVVDEELEHFPWEMLNGLAEHPVSRISSIPLLHALYHEHKSKIKNGCVEYVFKPENGFYLLNPERNLNAMQDRMVPFLDSCLVGWPNMVGKCPSEDQLVDVLTKKDIFIYFGHGSGGKYLHPYKIAKLNVNATVLLFGCKSNTWAYEPYNDRLSTARAYCISSSPCVLGMLWEVPDRDTDALTKELLKAWLMPSPDREPELLRAVVRGRNGALEHDGSRTGINTHRNGTYTKNMHCTQLSGVSEHFLRNWFTFITIVFFLNK